The Burkholderiales bacterium DNA segment GGGCCAGGAGACGGACAAGGTTTGGGGCATGCGCCAGGGGGCGCGGGATTACCTGGTCAAACCCATCAATCCGGACGAGTTGCTGCGCAAGATCGCGGCCCTCGGTTGATTCTCCTCCATGGCAAGAAAAACCAGTCTCAGGGAGTTCCAGGAAAGCGTCGTTGCCCGCCTGCAAAATGCCACGGCGGCGGGCGCGACGGCGGTGGCCTCCAAAGTGGGGGTCCTGGTGGGCGAGACACGCTGGCTTGTTACTCTCTCCGACGTGGCGGAAGTCATCCCCTTGCCGTCGCTCGCCCCCGTCCCCCTGACCCGGCGCTGGTTCCAGGGGGTGGCCAATGTGCGCGGCGTGCTCTACGGTGTCGTGGATTTCGCCGATTATCTTTACGGCCAACCCACGCCCCCCGGCGTGGACAGTCGACTTTTGCTCATCCATCCCCGTTACGGTGTCAATGCCGGCCTCGTCGTGGCGAAGATGCTGGGGCTCAAACACCCCGACCAGCTCACGCCGGGTGAGGAAGAGGGGCTGCCGCCCTGGGTGAGTGCGGAATACGTGGACGGGGAGGGGGAAATCTGGAAGGAACTCAACATGCAGGGTCTGGTGACCCAGGCGGAATTTCTCAACGTCGGCATCTAGACCGGCGGGCACCCCGGGCGGGGTAAACGGACGGGATCAAGGAACGGAGACGGATCATGGCATTGTTCACAAGGAAAGCCGGCAACAAGAAAGGCGAAACCGCGCCCCTGCACACCACGCTGATCATGCAGGGGTTGCGCAAGCTGTCGGGCAAGGAGCCGACCCAGCTGCCCCTCATCGGCCACCTGCCTGCGGAAAAGCAGCAGCTCTATTCCGGTGTCGCCGCCCTGGTGTTCATCCTGCTTGCCCTGGGCACGCTGGGCCTCAACGCCTACTTGGTGGGCAACAAGGCCAAGTACGTGGGAACGGCAACGGAGATGCAGATGCTCTCCCAGCGGGTGGCCAAGGGCGCCCAGCAGGCGGTCCTGGGCAACCCCGAGGCGTTCAAACAACTGAAAGACGCCAGGAACCGTTTCGACCAGGATCTGAAGCGCCTCATGTATGGCGAGGGCACCCTGCCCGCCTCGCCCTCCTCCATCCAGCCCATCCTGAAGGAGCTGGACGCGGCCTGGAAACCCATGGCCCGCCAAACCGACCAGATTCTGCAGCAGGAAAAAAGCCTGGTGGAGCTCAACCGGGCGGTGGCGGCCATCAATGCCGCCAATGTGCAAATGCAGGAGCTGGCGGAACAGGTAGTTTCCCTCATGTCCCAGACCGGTGCCGCGGTGCGTGACGTGTCCATGGCCTCGCAGCAGGTCATGCTCACCCAGCGCATGGCCAAGAACGCCAACAACCTCCTGTCTTCCGACGTGATCGATCCGGAGGTCGCTTTCCTTTTGGGCAAGGATGCGAACACGTTCCGTGACGTGCTGCTGGCCCTCCTCAACGGCAGCGAGGATTTGCGCATCAACGCGGTGAAGGACCCGGATACCCGGGAAAAACTCAAAGAACTGAACGCGGTGTTCAACGACTTCTACGCCAACGTCAACAGCATCCTCAACAACATGCAGAACCTGGTGAACGCCAAGCAGGCGGGACGGGAGCTGTTCGTGGGTTCCGACAAACTGCTGCTGCTCACGCAGAAACTCACCCAGGCGTATGAAAACATCGGCCGCGTTGCCGGTCCTTGGCTTGCCGCCCTGTTTGGCCTCATCGGCATCTTCGCCGCCGTGCTCTTTGCCTGGTCGGTGGTGAACGAGGCGCGGCGCCGGGCGATCCAGAGCGAGGAGGAAAACAAGCGCAACCAGGAAGCGATTCTGCGCCTGCTCAATGAAATGGGCGATCTGGCGGAGGGCGACCTCACCGTGCGCGCTTCGGTGACCGAGGACATTACCGGCGCCATCGCCGACTCCATCAACTACACCATCGACGAGCTGCGGCTTTTGGTCTCCGAGATCAACAAGGCCACCGAGCAGGTGACCCAGGCTACCCAGCAGGCGCAGAGCATTTCCGCGCAGCTTCTCGAAGCGGCGCAGCGGCAGTCGAAGGAGATCGAGGAAACCTCCGCCTCCGTGCTGCAGATGACGGAATCCATCAACGAAGTGTCGGCCAGCGCCGCCGAGTCGGCGCGGGTGGCACAGCAATCCCTGGAGGCGGCGCAAAAGGGTCAGGAGGCGGTGTACAACCAGATCGCCGGTATGAACGAAATCCGCGAACAGATCCAGGAGACCGCCAAGCGCATCAAACGTCTGGGCGAATCCTCGCAGGAGATTTCGGAGATCGTGGAGCTCATCTCCGACATCACCGAGCAGACCAACATCCTCGCCCTCAATGCGGCCATCCAGGCGGCTTCCGCCGGCGAGGCCGGGCGGGGCTTCACCGTGGTGGCAGAGGAGGTGCAGCGGCTGGCGGAACGTTCCGGCGAGGCGACAAAACAGATCGGGGCCATCGTCAAGACCATTCAGACCGACACCCAGGACGCGGTGGCGGCCATGGAGAGAAGCACCCAGGGGGTGGTCGAAGGGGCCAAGCTTTCCGATGCCGCCGGCCAGGCGCTGGCGGAGATCGGTCGCGTGTCGCGGGAGCTCGCTGCCCTCATCGAGAACATTTCCCAGCGCACCCAGGCCCAGGCGGAAATGGCCAGGATCGTGGCGCGCAACATGCAGGACATCCAGGCCATCACCAACCAGACCACGGAAGGCACCAAGCAGACGGCGGTCTCCATCGGCCAGCTGGCGGCGCTGGCGGCCGATCTGAAGGGTTCCGTCGCGGGCTTCAAGCTGTCCTGAGCACGAGCGGGAGCAGGTCGTGACCACACCCTCGGATTTCGACATCGGTCCCCTCACCTGGGTCAAGGGCGAGATCGACGCCGCGCTGGCCAAGGCGCGGGAACAGCTCACCCTCTTTGCCGGCAACACCGCCGATGCGACACCGCTGAAATTCGCCCGCACCCATTTGCATCAGGTGACCGGTGCAGTGCAGATGGTGGGGCTCGACGGCCTCGGCCGCTTTGCCGAGGAGGTGGAGAATCTTCTCGCCGCCTTGGAGGCGCGCGAGGTGGAGGCGGACGGGGAGCGCCTCGATCGTGCCGATCAGGGACTCACCGCGATCGGCAAATATCTGGACGACCTGCTCGCCGGCGCGCCCGACGTGCCTTTGCGCCTGTTTCCCACCTACCGCCTGCTGCTCGAGGCGCGCGGGGTGGACAGGATCAGCGAGTCGGACCTCTTCTATCCCGACCTCAGCGTGCGGGCGCCCAAGGGCGCGAGGCCGTCGCCGGTTGACGAGGAGAGCTTCCCCCGCTTTGTGCGCAGCGAGCGGACGAAATACCAGAAGGGCCTGCTCAAGTGGCTGCGCAACCCGGAGGACAAGGAAGGCCTACGGGAGATGAAGGCGGCCCTCGAGGCCATCGAGGCCACCCAGACGCAACCGGCCAACCGCACCTTCTGGTGGAACGCAGTGGCCTATCTGGACGCCCTGCTCGAAGGGGGGCTTGAGCCCGCGTTCCCGCTGAAGTCCCTGTGCGCCCGCATCGATCAACAAATCCGGCGCCTTGCCGAGCGGTCCAGCAAGGTGGCGGAGCGGCTTTTGCGCGATGTGCTCTACCACGTGGCGCGGGCGAAGCCGGCCACGGAGCGGCTGGCGGCGGTGAAGGAGGCCTATGGGCTTGAGGCCTACCTCGCGCCCGCGCCTGTGGGCGGCAGCCCGGTCGATGAGGAAATGGAACGCCTGCGCCCGCTGCTGCGGGAGCTTGCCGAGCTCGTCGCCGCGGCCAAGGATGCCTGGCTCAAGTTCACCGCCGGCAATCCCGACGCCCTCAAAAACTTCCACGCCCAGGCCGTGCGCCTTGCCGAAAAGGGGCAAGGCCTCAACCACGCGGCGCTCACAGAGCTCCTCGAGGGCATCCGCAGTGGCGCCGATCGATTGCTTGCCGGCGGCGCCCGCAACGAAAGCGTGGACATGGAAATGGCCACTGCCCTGCTGCTGGCGGAAAACGCCGTCGAGAACTTCGCGCGGCTTTCCCCGGCCTTTGTCGGCCAGGCCCACGTCCAATGCCGGCGGCTTCAGGCGGCATTGGCCGGCGAGCCCCTGGAAGGCATCGAAATCGTGCCGCTGCTCGACGAAATGGCGCGCCGCGCCCAGGAGAAGCTGCTGCTCGCCCAGGTGGGGGCGGAGATCAAGACCAATCTGCGCCATGTGGAACAGGTGCTGGATGCCTTCTTCCGCGATCGCAGCAAGCGGGGCGACATTCCCGGGCTCACCCCTTACCTCAACCAGATCGCTGGGGCGCTGCGCATCCTCGAGCTGGAACGCGCCGCAGAACTCCTCAATGCCTGCCAGCGTCTCATCGACCGCTTCGCCGATCCCGCCTACGAGCCCACCCAGGAGGAACTGGAGCTTTTGGCGGAAGGGCTGTCCAGCCTCGGCTTCTACGTGGAGGCGGTGCAGCATGGGCGCAGTGACGCCTTCGAGATTCTGGCACCGGTCATCAAACGTTTCCCGGGCCTGAAGCGCCGCGAAGAGGAGAGGGAAGCGGAAGAGGAGACCGTGCTGCCACCCCTGGCCAGCGTGGAGGCGGGCCTGGAAGAGCAGAAGCGGCAGGCGGAGCGCCTCTATGCCGCGTGGAAGGCAGATCCTACCGACGCCAACCGGGAAGCGCTGCTCTCCCAGGTGGCGCTGCTCCAGCAGGATGCCGACCTCATGGACGACGCCGCCCTCAAGGAAAAGGCCACGCGGGTGCTCGATCTCCTCTCCGGTGGCAGTGCCGGCGAAGAACTGGATGCCGCCATGGCGGCCCTGGTGGCACCCAAGGTGGCCGCCGTCACCCCCTCCGCGGAAGCCGCGGCGCTGCTCACGGCGAGCGAGGAGGTCATCGACCGGGAGATGCTGGAAGTCTATCTGGAGGAGGCGCAGGAGGTGCTCGCCACCATCCGCAGCCAGCTCGCCCAGGTGCGTCTTACGCCGTCGGATCATGCCGCCCTCACCACCATCCGGCGGGGGTTCCACACCCTCAAGGGTTCCGGCCGCATGGTGGGGCTCACCGACCTCGGGGAGGTGGCATGGGGCATCGAGCAGACCATGAACAAGTGGCTGCAGGAGGAGCGGGATGCAACGCCTGCCCTCCTCGACATGCTCCAACATGCCCATGACGCCTTCGTCGGCTGGGTGGATACCTTGAACCGCGAAGGTCATGTCACCGTGGATGCTGCCGAGCTGCTCGCCAAGGCGGCGGCCCTGCGCGGTGAACCGCCGCCGCCTCCTGGCGGCGGGGCGCCGGTGCCCGAAACCCCGTCGGCGGCGGAGACTGGGGCCCAGCCGGCTGGCGCGGAGGCGGCTGCCCCAGAGCAGACTTCGGGGGCTTCGGTTGCCGCAGGGCCGGCGCAAAAGCCGCAAGTCGCCGAGGCCCGGGAGGTGCCGGCGGGGGAGGTGGCGGAGGCCGCGTCCGTTGCCGAAGGGCCTGCCATCGAGGCCATCATCGAAACGCTGCCCGCGTCCACCCCCAGCGAAATCGACATCGGCGGGCGCCCCATCTCGACCACCCTGTACGAGCTCTTTCTCGCCGAGGCAAAGCAGCACCTCGCAAGCCTGGAAAGCGGCCTTGTTGCCCTGCGGTCCGAGCCTGTCTTGCCCGTGCGCTACGAGTTCATGCGGGCGGCCCACACCCTGGGCGGGATTTCCAGCACGGTGGGCTTGGCTGCCCCGGCCGATCTCGCCTACGCCCTCGAACAGTATCTGGTGGACCTCATGGACCACCCGCGCCTGCTGCCGGCGGAGGAAGTGGAACTCCTCACCCGCACCATCGGGACGCTGAAAGAGATGGTGGAGGAAGTGGCGCAACGGCGCGCACCGAGCGCCGCCGAAGCCCTGGTGGAGGCCTTGGCGAGCCGACGGGCTGCGGCCGTCGCCGCGCGGGCCGAGGCGGAGGGCGAACCGACCGTGGTCGAGGAGCCGGCAGCGAAGGATGTCGAGGCGGAAGCTTCGGCCTTTGCCCCAGTGGAGACGCCCA contains these protein-coding regions:
- a CDS encoding Hpt domain-containing protein; the encoded protein is MTTPSDFDIGPLTWVKGEIDAALAKAREQLTLFAGNTADATPLKFARTHLHQVTGAVQMVGLDGLGRFAEEVENLLAALEAREVEADGERLDRADQGLTAIGKYLDDLLAGAPDVPLRLFPTYRLLLEARGVDRISESDLFYPDLSVRAPKGARPSPVDEESFPRFVRSERTKYQKGLLKWLRNPEDKEGLREMKAALEAIEATQTQPANRTFWWNAVAYLDALLEGGLEPAFPLKSLCARIDQQIRRLAERSSKVAERLLRDVLYHVARAKPATERLAAVKEAYGLEAYLAPAPVGGSPVDEEMERLRPLLRELAELVAAAKDAWLKFTAGNPDALKNFHAQAVRLAEKGQGLNHAALTELLEGIRSGADRLLAGGARNESVDMEMATALLLAENAVENFARLSPAFVGQAHVQCRRLQAALAGEPLEGIEIVPLLDEMARRAQEKLLLAQVGAEIKTNLRHVEQVLDAFFRDRSKRGDIPGLTPYLNQIAGALRILELERAAELLNACQRLIDRFADPAYEPTQEELELLAEGLSSLGFYVEAVQHGRSDAFEILAPVIKRFPGLKRREEEREAEEETVLPPLASVEAGLEEQKRQAERLYAAWKADPTDANREALLSQVALLQQDADLMDDAALKEKATRVLDLLSGGSAGEELDAAMAALVAPKVAAVTPSAEAAALLTASEEVIDREMLEVYLEEAQEVLATIRSQLAQVRLTPSDHAALTTIRRGFHTLKGSGRMVGLTDLGEVAWGIEQTMNKWLQEERDATPALLDMLQHAHDAFVGWVDTLNREGHVTVDAAELLAKAAALRGEPPPPPGGGAPVPETPSAAETGAQPAGAEAAAPEQTSGASVAAGPAQKPQVAEAREVPAGEVAEAASVAEGPAIEAIIETLPASTPSEIDIGGRPISTTLYELFLAEAKQHLASLESGLVALRSEPVLPVRYEFMRAAHTLGGISSTVGLAAPADLAYALEQYLVDLMDHPRLLPAEEVELLTRTIGTLKEMVEEVAQRRAPSAAEALVEALASRRAAAVAARAEAEGEPTVVEEPAAKDVEAEASAFAPVETPTAVEAEGPADAEVEASGLVEAETPPPGQAEAPAPVETVAATRAGSSGEALRKPEETAKAPEPVAAPPGLRDDLDADLLPIFLEEAQELMPFIGNQLRAWRGAPGDKAAQQALQRALHTLKGSARMAGAMRLGEMTHQMEARVIAAMEGGAPEPALFDELETHFDRIGDLYEALLRGGAPAEETKPAPAPGPVPVVLGLRAQATELRPAAVADTDAARALLRVRADLVDRLVNEAGEVSIARSRIEGEMRAFKQSLKELTDNVIRLRAQLREVEIQAETQMQSRLSMAQDAHQEFDPLEFDRFTRLQELTRMMAESVNDVSTVQQALLKNIDEVEAALLAQARMTRELQQQLMNIRMVPLSSITERLHRIVRQTAKELDKKAALAVEGENVELDRSVLEKMTAPLEHLLRNAVAHGLEGEAERARAGKPETGQIRLTARQEGNEVVLVVSDDGAGIDLARVRAKAVERGMIAADEEVSAARLTEMIFQPGFSTASEVTQIAGRGVGMDVVRNEIAGLGGRIEVSSEPGRGTTFTIYLPLTLAVTQAVLVEAGGRLYAVPSSMVEQVQELRPEPLAEAYRKGQVEWLNNVYPLHYLPRLLGDESTQPEAKLYSSVMLLRSGSQRCALHVDALEGNQEIVIKNIGPQLARVTGISGATVLGNGQIVLIINPVQLAHREAPHVAAQVVKPTKEVAAAPVIMVVDDSLTVRKITGRLLAKEGYQVLTAKDGVDALQQLQETLPAVMLVDIEMPRMDGFELTKNVRGDPRTRHIPIIMVTSRTAEKHRNYARELGVNVYLGKPYQEEELLAHIERFVHARAAAAA
- a CDS encoding methyl-accepting chemotaxis protein, with product MALFTRKAGNKKGETAPLHTTLIMQGLRKLSGKEPTQLPLIGHLPAEKQQLYSGVAALVFILLALGTLGLNAYLVGNKAKYVGTATEMQMLSQRVAKGAQQAVLGNPEAFKQLKDARNRFDQDLKRLMYGEGTLPASPSSIQPILKELDAAWKPMARQTDQILQQEKSLVELNRAVAAINAANVQMQELAEQVVSLMSQTGAAVRDVSMASQQVMLTQRMAKNANNLLSSDVIDPEVAFLLGKDANTFRDVLLALLNGSEDLRINAVKDPDTREKLKELNAVFNDFYANVNSILNNMQNLVNAKQAGRELFVGSDKLLLLTQKLTQAYENIGRVAGPWLAALFGLIGIFAAVLFAWSVVNEARRRAIQSEEENKRNQEAILRLLNEMGDLAEGDLTVRASVTEDITGAIADSINYTIDELRLLVSEINKATEQVTQATQQAQSISAQLLEAAQRQSKEIEETSASVLQMTESINEVSASAAESARVAQQSLEAAQKGQEAVYNQIAGMNEIREQIQETAKRIKRLGESSQEISEIVELISDITEQTNILALNAAIQAASAGEAGRGFTVVAEEVQRLAERSGEATKQIGAIVKTIQTDTQDAVAAMERSTQGVVEGAKLSDAAGQALAEIGRVSRELAALIENISQRTQAQAEMARIVARNMQDIQAITNQTTEGTKQTAVSIGQLAALAADLKGSVAGFKLS
- a CDS encoding chemotaxis protein CheW, whose protein sequence is MARKTSLREFQESVVARLQNATAAGATAVASKVGVLVGETRWLVTLSDVAEVIPLPSLAPVPLTRRWFQGVANVRGVLYGVVDFADYLYGQPTPPGVDSRLLLIHPRYGVNAGLVVAKMLGLKHPDQLTPGEEEGLPPWVSAEYVDGEGEIWKELNMQGLVTQAEFLNVGI